In Cyanobacteriota bacterium, the sequence TGCTCACTATGGCGTAGTCGGTGGTGCATATGCCCAAAAGCCACTAGGGGAATGTGTTTGCCCATGGCCACTAGATAACCTAGGGCTTGAGCAAGGTCAGGGTCACCGTAATCGCCACCCACGGGTTGCCAATCTCTGCCGCAGGGGTCGTGGGCACGATCGCCCAACCCCAGAGGGCCACAGTGGCCTAGAAATATTAGTGTGGTAGTGGATGCTTGATTGGCTGCTGCGATGATTTTGGCAGTGGAGTCTGCAAAGCTGGTTACGCCAAACCGATCGCGGTAGAAGCGTCGATTTTTCCAGGTGGAACCACCCCAGCTAAAGGGGCGAGCGCCGACTACGCTGATCCCCAGGGTGGGAAAATTACGACAGCCATAGCCCACGTGATCGTCGCCCAACAGGTCAAGTTGTTGCTGCACTCGGTCTTCTTGGTTATGATCGTAGGGGCACTGGCGTTTTCCCCAACTAGAGGCCGTGTACCAAGCGTCATGATTACCAAGAATTGCTGCTTTAGGCAATTCTAGGGCTGCAATCGCCCGCACCACGTCCACCGACTCATTCCCAAAATCCCCCACAAACAATACAAGGTCAACTCCCAATTGATACAGGGCGTTAGCATCATCTGTACTCCACTGGTCATGAACATCCCCTACCACTGCAAGAGTCAAGGGACGATCGCTGTTGGACAGATGTGCGTTAACCATGGTTATACGGTGGTCATGAGAGTTGCCAGACGCGAATCGTTTTGTCTTTACTGCCACTGGCAATGGTTTGGCCATCGGGACTAATACTCAGGGCATCGATAGCATCAGTGTGTTCTGTGATCGTGGAAATCAAGTTACCAGTCCGTAGATTCCAGAATCTAATAGTGCGATCGCTGCCACCACTGATAATAGTCTGTCCGCCAGGATTCACTAGCACGGCATTCACACTGTCGGTATGGCCAGTCAAGGTTTGTTGTAGCTCACCCGTCTGCAATTGCCAAATTTTTATGGTTTTATCTTTGCTACCACTAATAATCATGGCATTGTTGGGGGTAATTGCCACTGTGTTGACTGAGTTGAGATGCCCTGGCATTGTGCGTTGTAGCTCTACTGTGTTCATCGCGCCGAGGTAAACTTTGTTATCCATCCCCCCAATCGCAAAGTATTGTTGATTGGGCGCGATCGTCACGGCTCGGACGATCCCCACGGTGCTTTTTGTGCGCAATAACTCCCCTCTAGACACGCTCCATAGGCGAATGGTGCGATCGCTACCACCACTCAGCAATCGCCTGCCATCAGGACTCAAGGCTACCGCGTTCACGTCCCGCATATGCCCGGACAAGGTTGACATTAAAGTCCCCATTTGCAGATCCCAGATTCGTACCGTTGCATCATCACTACCACTCACCAACAGCTTGCCATCTGGACTAACAGCCAACGCATTGATTGGTTTAGTATGGCCTTGCAGCGTGCGCAATAGCTCGCCTGTAGTGTAGTCCCATACTCGAATCGTGTCATCCAAGCCTCCACTCACTAGGGTTTTGCCATCTTGACAGAGAGCTACCGCCGTCACCCATGATGAGTGACCAACTAAGGTCTGAATACAAGACCAGCCACGATTTTGGGACGAGGGAGTAGACTTTGAAGCCAAGGCAGGGCCGTTGCCAAATTTCGGTGAAGACACGGGTTTAGAGTTGCTGCTACTCACCGGCCTAGGGGTAGACATGCGGATTAGGCCTGCTTCTAGCGGGGGTAAGCGTCGTCCATCTTTAGGTAAGCTGGATGCAGCCACAGCCGCTGGGCCTGTTGCCATGGCTTCCAGATCGCGCATTACCTCTTCCGCCGATTGGTAGCGCTCACTGACCAGATCTTTCAACATCTTGTCTAGAATTTGCCCCATGCCATCACTGATGGTCGTCCCTTGCCTCTCCAAATGTTCTCGCCACAACCACCGACCCGATAGAGGGTCATAGAGAACATCTGGTCGTTGTTGTGTCATGAGATACAAGCAGGTGGCTCCTAGGCTGTATATGTCGCTAGCTGGATAGGCTTTACCACTACGCCATTGTTCGATCGGCGAATATCCCTCTGTACCAATCTTCGTGCCTGCTTGGCTATTACTAGTTTCATCCAGTTGCTTAGCCACCCCAAAGTCAATCAACACCAACTTGTCGTCTAGCTTCTTGCGAATAATGTTGCCTGGCGTAATGTCCCGATGAATAATTTGCCGATCGTGAATGAACTTCAAGACGGGTAAAATTCCTAGCAGCAAACTGCGAATCTTTTGCTCATCAAAGCAACCATGACGATGAACATCTTGGGCTAAATTAACGCCTTCGATGAACTGTTGCACTAGATACAGTCGTTGGTCATGCTCAAAATAAGCCAATAGAGTGGGAATCTGAGGGTGCTCACCTAGCTCAAACAATCGTTTAGCTTCCTGCTCAAACAGAGCTAGCGCCTTGTCTAGGGATTGCTTGCCCTTAAACTGTGGTGAAAACTGTTTAATCACACAGGGAGCCTGTAGGCGATCCTCATCCGTGGCCAAATAGGTGCGCCCAAAGCCACCCTGTCCTAAGGGCTTCACCACTTTATATCGTCCCCTGAGCAACGGAGTTAGAGTCGTGCCACAACTCTGACAAACCTCCGTGTTGTCCGGATTCACTGGCTGCTGACAATCTGGGTTCAGACAACAGGTCATTGCTTTGATTACGTTATAAGTGGTAGAAGCAGTATTACTTAATTTATCATTGTGCTACTGTTGGCTGAAAGTTAACCAATATTTCATTACGGGATTCGTTTCCCAAGTAGTCATCGTTGTCGTTAGCGTAGGTGGCGATCGCGGGTGGCACTTGAGCTACAGCCCCCCACTTTTGCACTAGCGTCTGTAACAACCGGTCTTGTTCTACCCGCAAGCCCTCAATATCGGTGCCTCGGTTGATGATAGCGAACCAAACTAGCCCCCGATCGCGGGTAGGAAACACTCCAGCTAGGGCGCTCACAGTGTTCAGTGTCCCGGTTTTTACCGCAGCATGGGTGGGAATTTGACGATCAATGAGCGTGCCATCTGTATCTTTGTCCGCAACGGGAAATAGGTCAGCCACTGTCATCAGTGACCCCGTGCGAGTGAAAATCGGCTCTTGTAAGCGCTTTTGCAATGCCATCAGCAACGCACAAGCTGCCCGCGGAGAAATTCGATTATCGACCCCTAGGCCAGATCCATTCTGCAATTGAATTTCAGTAGGCGGGAGACCAGTGGCTTGGGCTGCCCGCTGAGCAACAATCGTTGAGCCACCCACCGCCCTAGCAAGGGCCTCTGCCATCTCATTGTTACTGTAGATGTTCATCAGTTTAATCAAATAACGCAACGACAGCGATCGATGCCGCACAATCGGCACGGCTGAACGGGCATTAGGAGTTGAGGCAACACCGGGCTTAAGGGTGAGCGATCGGGCGACCCGCACCTTGCCTGTAATTTCTACCTGGGGACGCGGAGTTCCTGGTGGGAGTGTACTGTACTGATAAGCAACTTCTGGAGACCAGATACTACTGTTTAGCCCTTGTTTGAGTAATAACCCAGACTTCATCGGGTCTGACTCATAGTTCATAGTGAACGCACCGACAATCACCAAATCGCCATTGACTCGCCGGATACCCATGCGATTTAGGGTATTGCCAAGGGCGATCGCCTCCTCCCAGAC encodes:
- a CDS encoding serine/threonine protein kinase; translation: MTCCLNPDCQQPVNPDNTEVCQSCGTTLTPLLRGRYKVVKPLGQGGFGRTYLATDEDRLQAPCVIKQFSPQFKGKQSLDKALALFEQEAKRLFELGEHPQIPTLLAYFEHDQRLYLVQQFIEGVNLAQDVHRHGCFDEQKIRSLLLGILPVLKFIHDRQIIHRDITPGNIIRKKLDDKLVLIDFGVAKQLDETSNSQAGTKIGTEGYSPIEQWRSGKAYPASDIYSLGATCLYLMTQQRPDVLYDPLSGRWLWREHLERQGTTISDGMGQILDKMLKDLVSERYQSAEEVMRDLEAMATGPAAVAASSLPKDGRRLPPLEAGLIRMSTPRPVSSSNSKPVSSPKFGNGPALASKSTPSSQNRGWSCIQTLVGHSSWVTAVALCQDGKTLVSGGLDDTIRVWDYTTGELLRTLQGHTKPINALAVSPDGKLLVSGSDDATVRIWDLQMGTLMSTLSGHMRDVNAVALSPDGRRLLSGGSDRTIRLWSVSRGELLRTKSTVGIVRAVTIAPNQQYFAIGGMDNKVYLGAMNTVELQRTMPGHLNSVNTVAITPNNAMIISGSKDKTIKIWQLQTGELQQTLTGHTDSVNAVLVNPGGQTIISGGSDRTIRFWNLRTGNLISTITEHTDAIDALSISPDGQTIASGSKDKTIRVWQLS
- a CDS encoding TIGR04168 family protein, with protein sequence MVNAHLSNSDRPLTLAVVGDVHDQWSTDDANALYQLGVDLVLFVGDFGNESVDVVRAIAALELPKAAILGNHDAWYTASSWGKRQCPYDHNQEDRVQQQLDLLGDDHVGYGCRNFPTLGISVVGARPFSWGGSTWKNRRFYRDRFGVTSFADSTAKIIAAANQASTTTLIFLGHCGPLGLGDRAHDPCGRDWQPVGGDYGDPDLAQALGYLVAMGKHIPLVAFGHMHHRLRHSEQLRISLCRDARNTFYLNAASVPRIITVEGTTLHNFSLVSLYQGQVNTVHQVWVDAQGTIAQSHQLHPQLVPTIQVSLKSCLTDLTTGE
- a CDS encoding D-alanyl-D-alanine carboxypeptidase, giving the protein MFEVGLVLLWTTLTAAGGLFSPTNWAVLVETPELSAAAIVNDPDTEVIVRQYLQDLAKLGSPSAGQGIWIQTANSLLMNHQGSVPLPAASLTKIATSLAAVEVLGLDYRFETLIGTTGSVENGIVQGDLVVQGQGDPLFVWEEAIALGNTLNRMGIRRVNGDLVIVGAFTMNYESDPMKSGLLLKQGLNSSIWSPEVAYQYSTLPPGTPRPQVEITGKVRVARSLTLKPGVASTPNARSAVPIVRHRSLSLRYLIKLMNIYSNNEMAEALARAVGGSTIVAQRAAQATGLPPTEIQLQNGSGLGVDNRISPRAACALLMALQKRLQEPIFTRTGSLMTVADLFPVADKDTDGTLIDRQIPTHAAVKTGTLNTVSALAGVFPTRDRGLVWFAIINRGTDIEGLRVEQDRLLQTLVQKWGAVAQVPPAIATYANDNDDYLGNESRNEILVNFQPTVAQ